The following coding sequences lie in one Moritella viscosa genomic window:
- the rpsF gene encoding 30S ribosomal protein S6: MRHYEIVFMVHPDQSEQVSGMIERYSAVITEANGTIHRLEDWGRRQLAYPINKLHKAHYVLMNIEAGQDVIDELENNFRFNDAVIRNMILRTKGVVTEASPMAKAKEERREAPVATEAPAAK; encoded by the coding sequence ATGCGTCATTACGAAATCGTATTTATGGTTCACCCAGATCAAAGTGAACAAGTTTCAGGCATGATCGAGCGTTACAGCGCTGTAATCACTGAAGCAAATGGTACTATCCACCGTCTAGAAGACTGGGGTCGTCGCCAATTAGCATACCCAATCAACAAACTTCATAAAGCTCACTATGTTCTTATGAACATTGAAGCTGGCCAAGATGTTATTGATGAGCTAGAAAATAACTTCCGCTTTAACGACGCAGTGATCCGCAACATGATCCTACGTACTAAAGGTGTAGTTACTGAAGCTTCTCCAATGGCTAAAGCTAAAGAAGAACGCCGTGAAGCGCCTGTTGCTACTG